In Vibrio fortis, the sequence TGTGAATAAGCGTCGGTTACACTTCCTTATAACTAGCGATTAATATGTTTGTTGAAGAAATTCCTCAATTCATTAAGCGCATCATCAGACTCAGGCATATCGAATAATAAGCTATTCATGTAATCACCATGAGATTGCCCGTCATAAATATGAAGATCGGTTTCTACATCCGCACTACGTAATAGGCGGTGCATTCGAACGGTGTCACTTAATAAGAGATCACGAGTACCCGAAATAAAAAGAGTTGGTGGAAACTCATCAATCTCGGCATAAATTGGGGAGATGATTGGGTTATCAAGTGACTCTCCCCCTGCATACAATTCAAATGTTCCATCAATCATCCCAGCTCGCTGACCGAGCGGGTCAAGCCCTTGAAGGGTTAACCAAGAGTCTGATGTCTCTTTCAAATCAACCGCAGGTGTGCCCGCGAATAACGCACCCGGTGTTGGTAGACCTAACTCTTGCAGTTTAAGTGTTGTCGCCAAGGTCAAGTTACCACCAGCAGAGGTGCCAAACATAGCGGTTGACTCTGGAGACTGAGTTTTAATCAGCTCTTTCCACACCGCCACCGCATCATCAACGGCCGCAGGGAATGGGTGCAGTGGCGGCTGGCGATAATCAATTGAAATCACTTGTGCCCCAAGTCCGTCCGCCATCCATATTGCTTCACGTAGTGCCGACTCGCCACCACCAAAAACAAATGCCCCACCGTGAATATGAACAAGCCACTTATCTTTATATTCAGGTGCAATGTTTTTTGGCGTCACCAAGAAGGTATCAACACCTGCAATCTGCTTCGTCTCAAAAGTCACCCCCGTGCGCTCAAGAGCTTTATGGGCAATCTCTATACCGGGAGCGTCGAACTGAGTTTGGAACGCTAACCACTCTTCTGTCGTAGTTGGAACAGGTAGTAACGGTGTGATCGTTCTATTCTCTAAAATTTGTGCAAACTCTGATGAAACGCCTGCAGGTGTGGGTACCGTTCGTTCTTTCATCGTTATGTCAGCAAGTACAGCTGTGCTTGATAATCCAAGTAATAAAGCAGGGATGATTGTACGTAATGAATTCGATTTCATGATGACTCCAGTTATTAATTAAAGGCCACTTTCGGCTAACGGGTTCATTATCACTTCCCTCAATAATAACCGCGATGAATTACAGAAATTCAAATTTGTAGCCAATTAGCCGCAATTATGAATTTCTCTAATTCCTACCCATCCGGAAAAATCAGTGTGATATTGAGATTAGAAAACATAAGGAGGGAATATGAAGTACTTACCAACCAGCTTAATCTTGATTGGTTATTTGGCCTTTTTCTCCATATTAGTTATTCGGCTAAATAGTTAAAGTAACAATTAAAAAATCAGACATACCTTTATTTTATATCAATAACATTCTTTATTAGATCAAACAATTCGGAGTTAAAATGAAACTTAATGCATCGACTATTTCTATAAAAACATTTCTAATAACCGCATCTATTAGTGCCACTA encodes:
- a CDS encoding alpha/beta hydrolase yields the protein MKSNSLRTIIPALLLGLSSTAVLADITMKERTVPTPAGVSSEFAQILENRTITPLLPVPTTTEEWLAFQTQFDAPGIEIAHKALERTGVTFETKQIAGVDTFLVTPKNIAPEYKDKWLVHIHGGAFVFGGGESALREAIWMADGLGAQVISIDYRQPPLHPFPAAVDDAVAVWKELIKTQSPESTAMFGTSAGGNLTLATTLKLQELGLPTPGALFAGTPAVDLKETSDSWLTLQGLDPLGQRAGMIDGTFELYAGGESLDNPIISPIYAEIDEFPPTLFISGTRDLLLSDTVRMHRLLRSADVETDLHIYDGQSHGDYMNSLLFDMPESDDALNELRNFFNKHINR